Proteins from a genomic interval of Phenylobacterium sp. LH3H17:
- a CDS encoding DUF3703 domain-containing protein produces the protein MEYLIGLGLAFGVTTFAAGAGFARSRNFYPVMLTVIASYYMLFAVQAADAGSLVLEAWILCGFLCLAVAGFRWNLWLVVAGLLGHGALDLVHPHWLPASGAPTWWPPFCLAYDVAAAACLAVRLLPPSPPAIAAELSAAEACERRGRPGEAFTHLERAHVLGQRSTLEHVRAHVRMLRWGLRRRDPREAGGQLIRILGAATKTTFGLVPPGNTGGSRVSAFRPLPIPQELAAIMAANPPTSWRDQMAAAWRAGASGQAI, from the coding sequence ATGGAATATCTGATCGGCCTGGGCCTGGCGTTCGGTGTGACGACGTTCGCCGCCGGCGCAGGCTTCGCGCGGAGCCGGAACTTCTACCCGGTGATGCTGACGGTGATCGCCAGCTACTACATGCTGTTCGCCGTCCAGGCCGCTGACGCCGGCAGCCTGGTCCTGGAGGCCTGGATCCTGTGCGGCTTCCTCTGCCTCGCGGTCGCCGGCTTCCGCTGGAACCTCTGGCTGGTGGTGGCCGGCCTGCTCGGCCACGGCGCGCTGGACCTCGTCCATCCCCACTGGCTCCCGGCCTCCGGCGCACCCACCTGGTGGCCGCCGTTCTGCCTGGCCTACGACGTCGCGGCCGCCGCCTGCCTCGCGGTCCGTCTCCTGCCGCCCAGCCCGCCGGCGATCGCGGCCGAACTGTCGGCCGCCGAGGCCTGCGAGCGGCGGGGACGGCCTGGCGAGGCCTTCACGCACCTCGAGCGCGCCCACGTGCTGGGCCAGCGATCCACCCTCGAGCACGTGCGTGCGCATGTCCGCATGCTGCGCTGGGGCCTGAGGCGGCGCGATCCTCGAGAGGCCGGCGGTCAACTCATCCGGATTCTCGGCGCGGCGACCAAGACGACCTTCGGGCTGGTACCTCCGGGCAACACTGGCGGATCGCGGGTCAGCGCCTTCCGTCCCCTGCCCATCCCCCAGGAATTGGCGGCGATCATGGC